In Vibrio tritonius, the following are encoded in one genomic region:
- the citF gene encoding citrate lyase subunit alpha yields MSVSTLNNPLTADEMERYSLTPYTEALKLTPHLANESDKKSRKIKASLVEAIKDLGLKDGMTISFHHAFRGGDKTINMVMDVIAELGIKNLTLASSSLTSVHAPLVKHIKNGVVSKIYTSGIRGELADEISRGLLEEPVHIHSHGGRVHLIQSGEIHIDMAFIGVPCCDEFGNANGFKGKSICGSLGYAKVDSEYADKVVMLTESLVGYPAYPASIHQDNVDAVVQVEEVGDPSKIGGDATRMTKNPRELLIAKYCADVIENSGYFNNGFSMQTGSGGASLAVTRFLKEKMIRKDIRASFALGGITATMVDLHEEGLIENLLDVQCFDSVAAESLSRNPHHIEISANEYANPSSKGAVVDRLDVVILSALEIDTQFNVNVITGSDGVIRGASGGHSDTAAAANLAIIVAPLVRGRIPTVVEKVTNVVTPGSTIDVLVTDQGIAVNPNRPDVKERLVAAGLPVFEVTELQQRAELLTGKPEPLEFEERTVGFVHYRDGSIIDVIKQVKA; encoded by the coding sequence ATGAGTGTTAGTACTTTAAATAATCCCCTCACTGCTGATGAGATGGAACGTTATTCATTAACTCCATACACTGAAGCTCTGAAATTGACTCCGCATTTAGCGAACGAGTCAGACAAAAAAAGCCGCAAAATAAAAGCTTCTCTTGTTGAAGCAATTAAAGACCTCGGCTTGAAAGATGGTATGACTATCTCTTTCCACCACGCTTTCCGTGGCGGCGATAAAACCATTAACATGGTGATGGATGTGATCGCTGAGCTAGGCATTAAAAACCTAACTTTGGCATCAAGCTCATTGACTTCTGTTCACGCGCCTTTAGTTAAGCACATCAAAAACGGTGTGGTTTCTAAAATTTATACGTCTGGTATTCGTGGTGAATTGGCTGACGAAATCTCTCGTGGTCTATTAGAAGAGCCTGTGCACATTCACTCTCACGGTGGTCGTGTTCACCTTATTCAATCAGGTGAAATTCACATTGATATGGCGTTTATTGGTGTGCCTTGTTGTGATGAGTTTGGTAACGCAAACGGCTTCAAAGGTAAATCTATCTGTGGCTCACTAGGCTACGCCAAAGTGGACTCAGAATACGCAGATAAAGTGGTGATGTTGACTGAATCTTTAGTTGGCTACCCAGCGTACCCAGCATCGATTCACCAAGACAACGTAGACGCTGTTGTGCAGGTTGAAGAAGTAGGTGACCCAAGCAAAATTGGTGGTGATGCGACTCGTATGACCAAAAACCCTCGTGAACTTCTGATTGCTAAATACTGTGCAGACGTCATCGAAAACTCTGGTTACTTCAACAACGGTTTCTCAATGCAAACTGGTTCAGGTGGTGCATCACTAGCGGTAACTCGTTTCCTAAAAGAAAAAATGATTCGTAAAGATATTCGCGCATCATTTGCTCTTGGTGGTATCACTGCCACTATGGTCGACCTACATGAAGAAGGTTTGATTGAGAATCTGTTAGATGTTCAGTGCTTTGACTCAGTGGCTGCTGAATCGCTTTCTCGCAACCCTCATCACATTGAAATCTCGGCTAACGAATACGCTAACCCATCATCAAAAGGTGCGGTTGTGGATCGTCTAGACGTGGTTATCTTGAGTGCTCTAGAAATCGATACTCAATTTAACGTCAACGTGATTACAGGTTCTGACGGCGTGATTCGCGGTGCATCAGGTGGCCACAGTGATACTGCTGCTGCAGCTAACCTAGCCATTATCGTTGCTCCTCTGGTTCGTGGTCGTATCCCAACAGTTGTTGAAAAAGTGACTAACGTGGTGACGCCTGGTTCAACTATCGACGTATTGGTGACTGACCAAGGTATCGCTGTTAACCCTAATCGTCCTGATGTGAAAGAGCGCTTGGTTGCGGCTGGCCTACCAGTATTTGAGGTTACTGAACTGCAACAACGTGCCGAATTGCTAACAGGTAAACCAGAGCCGTTAGAGTTTGAAGAACGTACTGTTGGTTTTGTTCACTACCGCGATGGTTCTATCATTGATGTGATTAAACAGGTAAAAGCATAA
- the citE gene encoding citrate (pro-3S)-lyase subunit beta encodes MIKLRRSMLFVPGANAAMLSNTFIYKPDSLMFDLEDSVALREKDTARMLVFHALQHPMYQDIETVVRVNPLESEFGLKDLNAVVRGGADCVRLPKTDSANDIIEMEKAIEQIEISCGREVGSTKLLAAIESAQGINNCVEIAHSSKRLIGIALGAEDYVRDLRTQRSPEGIELLFARCSILQAARSAGIMAFDTVYSDANNEEGFLKEAELIKQLGFDGKSLINPRQIDMVHNVFAPTQKEVDYANAVIEAAEEAAANGLGVVSLNGKMVDSPIIERARWTLQRAESGIKQ; translated from the coding sequence ATGATTAAACTTCGTCGCAGTATGCTGTTCGTACCTGGCGCCAACGCAGCTATGCTAAGTAACACCTTTATTTACAAGCCAGATTCATTGATGTTTGACTTGGAAGATTCTGTTGCGCTACGTGAAAAAGACACCGCTCGTATGTTGGTGTTCCATGCGCTACAACATCCAATGTATCAAGACATTGAAACCGTTGTTCGTGTTAACCCTCTTGAATCTGAATTTGGTCTTAAAGACTTGAATGCTGTGGTTCGTGGCGGTGCAGATTGTGTTCGTTTACCTAAAACGGACTCTGCGAACGACATCATTGAAATGGAAAAAGCGATTGAACAAATTGAAATCAGCTGTGGCCGTGAAGTTGGCAGCACCAAACTATTGGCTGCTATCGAAAGTGCACAAGGCATCAACAATTGTGTTGAAATTGCCCACAGTTCTAAACGTTTAATCGGTATCGCTTTAGGCGCGGAGGACTACGTGCGCGATCTTCGAACTCAACGCTCGCCTGAAGGCATTGAGTTACTGTTTGCTCGTTGCTCGATTCTCCAAGCCGCTCGTTCTGCCGGTATCATGGCATTTGATACGGTTTACTCTGATGCTAATAACGAAGAAGGCTTCCTAAAAGAAGCTGAGCTTATTAAGCAGTTGGGCTTTGATGGTAAATCTTTGATTAACCCACGCCAAATCGACATGGTTCACAACGTATTTGCGCCAACGCAAAAAGAAGTGGATTACGCTAATGCAGTTATTGAAGCCGCTGAAGAAGCAGCAGCAAATGGCCTGGGCGTTGTTTCACTGAACGGCAAAATGGTCGACAGCCCAATTATCGAACGCGCACGCTGGACACTTCAACGTGCTGAATCTGGTATCAAACAGTAA
- the citD gene encoding citrate lyase acyl carrier protein, which produces MKISHPAFAGTLESSDLQVRIEPNVSGGIELSLDSTVEQQFGKAIRNVVLETLSNMEVADAKIIIEDKGALDCVIKARVQAAVLRACGEQEIDWSQLS; this is translated from the coding sequence ATGAAAATTTCTCACCCCGCGTTCGCGGGTACACTGGAATCCAGTGATCTTCAGGTCCGTATCGAACCTAATGTGAGTGGCGGTATTGAACTGTCTCTGGACAGCACCGTTGAACAGCAGTTTGGTAAGGCGATTCGAAATGTTGTATTGGAAACGCTTTCTAATATGGAAGTGGCTGATGCAAAAATCATTATCGAAGACAAAGGTGCACTTGATTGTGTGATTAAAGCACGCGTTCAAGCTGCAGTATTACGTGCTTGTGGTGAGCAAGAGATCGATTGGAGCCAGTTGTCATGA
- the citC gene encoding [citrate (pro-3S)-lyase] ligase codes for MLESYTFSRISTKQSNRMLAIRQFLSLHELGIDEDVEHFVVAYQEDMEIIACGGLAGNVLKSIAISPDLQGTGFALKLMSELTSFAYELGRFNLFLFTKPANIVMFRQCGFHLVEKVEPNVALLENSPNRLKTYCQELSAKRKPGGKIGGIVMNANPFTLGHQYLIEKACLQCDWVHLFAVKEEGNEFSFADRLAMIRAGTEHLKNLTIHTGSDYIISRVTFPTYFIKDQQVINYAHTALDLKIFRNAIAPALGITHRFVGSEPLCPVTRHYNQAMRQWLEKDLEDECGPAIEVVEIERCQEGAEPISASRVRDLLRAEDIPSVRSLVPQTTYSYLNQHYIAPAQQPHSVATV; via the coding sequence ATGTTGGAGAGTTACACTTTTTCCCGGATTTCTACTAAGCAGAGCAATCGGATGCTGGCTATAAGACAGTTTTTGTCTCTACATGAGTTAGGGATCGATGAAGATGTGGAACACTTCGTCGTGGCTTACCAAGAGGACATGGAGATCATTGCCTGTGGTGGATTAGCTGGCAATGTTCTAAAGTCGATTGCGATATCGCCAGACTTACAAGGCACTGGGTTTGCGCTCAAGTTAATGTCAGAGCTCACGAGTTTTGCTTATGAACTTGGCCGATTTAATCTATTTTTGTTTACTAAGCCTGCCAATATCGTGATGTTTCGCCAGTGTGGCTTCCACTTAGTTGAAAAGGTGGAACCCAATGTTGCACTGCTGGAAAATAGCCCTAACCGTTTAAAAACTTATTGTCAGGAACTGTCTGCTAAACGTAAGCCAGGCGGTAAAATCGGTGGCATCGTAATGAACGCGAACCCGTTCACTCTTGGTCATCAATATCTGATAGAAAAAGCATGTCTACAGTGTGATTGGGTGCATCTGTTTGCCGTCAAAGAAGAGGGTAATGAATTCTCCTTTGCCGACAGGCTTGCCATGATTCGTGCTGGAACCGAGCATCTTAAAAATCTGACCATTCATACCGGATCTGATTACATTATTTCTCGGGTGACATTCCCAACGTACTTCATCAAAGATCAGCAAGTGATCAACTATGCGCACACCGCATTGGATCTTAAGATTTTCCGCAATGCTATTGCCCCAGCGCTTGGGATCACGCACCGCTTCGTCGGTAGTGAACCTCTGTGCCCTGTTACTCGCCATTACAATCAGGCAATGCGTCAATGGTTAGAAAAAGATCTCGAAGATGAGTGTGGTCCTGCGATTGAAGTGGTTGAAATTGAGCGGTGTCAGGAAGGAGCAGAGCCTATCTCTGCGTCAAGAGTGCGTGACCTGCTGCGAGCAGAGGATATTCCATCCGTGCGCAGTTTAGTGCCACAAACGACGTATTCTTATCTCAATCAGCATTACATTGCCCCGGCACAGCAGCCTCATTCCGTGGCCACTGTGTAA
- the citS gene encoding citrate/sodium symporter CitS produces the protein MNEKTLQINESKSSSLSSNLLDSKIFGVPLPLFALLTAIIAIAHFTNTLPKNIVGGFGFMFVVGAIFGEIGKRLPIFNKYIGGAPVMIFLVAAWFVQMGWLHQSEVTTVSDVMKKTGFLNLFIAVLITGSILAVERKLLIRSLAGYIPTILAAVAGASIMGLLGGLMFGITPDRIMMMYVLPIMGGGNGAGAIPLSEIYASVTGGSKEEYYSVAIAILTIANIVAIVAAAVLNGIGTKHPALTGNGELLRKSNFDSNNNDKDVKITPREIAIGLMLATCIYTFSSSLSKDILPGFGDIKIHTFAYMVIIVAVINALGLCSDEIKEGAKRLSSFFSKHLLWVLMVGVGIAYTDLGEVISAISFMNVIIATLIVVGAIFGAALGGWAMGFYPIESSITAGLCMANRGGSGDLEVLAAANRMSLLSYAQISSRLGGGIVLVIASVVFGMMM, from the coding sequence ATGAACGAAAAAACCCTACAAATTAATGAGAGCAAAAGCTCTTCATTAAGTTCAAACTTGCTTGATAGCAAAATATTTGGTGTACCATTGCCATTATTTGCTTTACTTACCGCCATTATAGCAATTGCACATTTTACTAACACCCTTCCAAAAAATATTGTTGGTGGTTTTGGTTTTATGTTCGTTGTTGGCGCTATATTTGGTGAAATTGGTAAACGTTTACCAATATTTAACAAATATATTGGCGGTGCTCCTGTAATGATATTTTTGGTCGCAGCTTGGTTCGTGCAAATGGGCTGGCTCCACCAAAGTGAAGTCACTACAGTGAGTGACGTAATGAAAAAAACGGGCTTTCTAAACCTATTTATTGCGGTTTTGATTACCGGCTCGATCCTTGCGGTTGAACGTAAATTACTTATCCGTTCTCTAGCCGGTTACATCCCAACGATCCTTGCAGCCGTTGCTGGCGCTTCAATCATGGGGTTACTTGGCGGCCTAATGTTTGGTATTACCCCAGACCGTATCATGATGATGTACGTGCTACCTATCATGGGTGGTGGTAACGGTGCTGGCGCAATTCCGCTATCTGAAATCTACGCTTCAGTAACCGGTGGTTCTAAAGAAGAATATTACTCTGTTGCAATTGCTATTCTTACTATCGCTAATATCGTCGCGATTGTTGCTGCAGCTGTTCTTAACGGTATTGGTACCAAACACCCTGCGTTAACAGGTAATGGCGAGTTATTACGTAAATCGAATTTTGATAGCAACAATAATGATAAAGATGTAAAAATCACACCACGCGAAATAGCAATTGGTTTGATGTTAGCAACTTGTATTTATACATTCTCATCATCACTATCAAAAGATATTTTACCTGGTTTTGGCGATATTAAGATCCATACTTTTGCTTATATGGTTATTATCGTTGCTGTTATTAATGCCCTAGGCTTATGCTCTGACGAAATAAAAGAAGGCGCAAAACGTCTATCTTCTTTCTTCTCTAAACATCTACTTTGGGTATTGATGGTTGGTGTTGGTATCGCTTACACAGACCTCGGTGAAGTAATCTCAGCTATCTCATTTATGAACGTTATCATCGCAACGCTAATCGTTGTCGGCGCTATCTTTGGTGCGGCACTTGGTGGCTGGGCGATGGGCTTCTATCCAATCGAATCCTCAATCACGGCGGGCCTATGTATGGCTAACCGCGGTGGTTCCGGTGACTTAGAAGTGCTTGCTGCGGCAAACCGCATGAGTCTTCTCTCTTACGCTCAAATATCCTCTCGTTTAGGTGGCGGTATCGTCCTCGTTATCGCGAGCGTGGTATTTGGCATGATGATGTAA